The Devosia sp. A16 genome includes a window with the following:
- a CDS encoding DUF1489 family protein gives MMHMIKLCVGVATLEELESYRSERAHWWGADYGEDVHVHRTRTMPKRKGEMEGQGSIYWVISGVIRCRQPILRLAEAVDEQGLKCCDIIMAPDMVRTIPRPKSPFQGWRYLDPKDAPADIGKGGFEEEGSLELAEELAKLGLI, from the coding sequence ATGATGCATATGATCAAGCTCTGCGTCGGCGTAGCGACGCTGGAGGAGCTCGAGTCCTATCGCAGCGAGCGTGCTCATTGGTGGGGCGCCGACTATGGCGAGGACGTGCACGTCCATCGCACCCGTACCATGCCCAAGCGCAAGGGCGAGATGGAAGGGCAGGGCTCGATCTACTGGGTGATCTCCGGGGTGATCCGTTGCCGCCAGCCGATCCTGAGGCTGGCCGAGGCCGTCGACGAGCAGGGGCTGAAGTGTTGCGACATCATCATGGCGCCGGACATGGTGCGCACCATTCCGCGCCCCAAATCGCCGTTCCAGGGCTGGCGCTACCTTGACCCCAAGGATGCCCCCGCCGATATCGGCAAGGGCGGTTTCGAGGAGGAGGGCTCGCTCGAACTCGCCGAGGAACTGGCGAAACTGGGACTGATCTGA
- a CDS encoding DUF4180 domain-containing protein, which produces MQQSEIKGVTVGFYDGPVIAAEADVNDVIGATYGLGIDLIAIPAERLVDDFFWLSSRLAGAVLQKFQQYGFRVAVLGDISRFTAESPSLRDFIYESNQRGQVMFLADRAALEARL; this is translated from the coding sequence ATGCAGCAAAGCGAGATCAAGGGCGTCACCGTCGGCTTCTACGACGGGCCGGTGATCGCCGCCGAGGCGGACGTCAACGACGTCATCGGCGCGACCTACGGGCTCGGTATCGACCTCATTGCCATCCCGGCGGAGCGACTGGTGGACGATTTTTTCTGGCTCAGTAGCCGGCTCGCGGGCGCGGTGCTGCAGAAGTTCCAGCAATATGGCTTCCGTGTCGCCGTTCTCGGCGACATTTCGCGCTTCACCGCCGAGAGCCCGTCGCTGCGCGACTTCATCTACGAGAGCAACCAGCGCGGGCAGGTGATGTTTCTCGCCGATCGCGCGGCGCTCGAAGCGCGGCTTTAG
- a CDS encoding division plane positioning ATPase MipZ: MGRTGTHVIVVGNEKGGSGKSTTAFHLAVFLMYQGFRVASIDVDSRQQTLTQYVRNRRNWAQAHDLKLPHATHFHLPLSKSDSVKENQRVEFDLFRQAIIEVEGDADFLIVDTPGFDTHLTRLAHSLADTLVTPLNDSIIDLDVMAHVDPVTGDPREMSHYARLVQRARTERLSIDGRTIDWVIVRNRISMLPSRSTKIVQGAIEKIAVRLGCRVADGIAERVIFRSLFPTGMTVFDPLDAEMLGGLPSMSHLSARQEYRALVEALKLPVSEQAKARIEGEKALAASAVEPARFEHMAGE, translated from the coding sequence ATGGGCAGGACAGGGACGCATGTCATTGTCGTCGGCAATGAGAAGGGCGGCTCCGGCAAGTCGACCACCGCGTTTCATCTCGCCGTTTTCCTGATGTACCAAGGGTTTCGCGTCGCCTCGATCGACGTCGACAGCCGTCAGCAGACCCTCACCCAATACGTGCGCAACCGCCGCAACTGGGCCCAAGCGCACGACCTGAAGCTGCCGCACGCCACCCATTTCCACCTGCCGCTGTCCAAATCGGACTCGGTCAAGGAGAACCAGCGCGTCGAGTTCGACCTGTTCCGGCAGGCCATCATCGAGGTCGAAGGCGACGCCGATTTCCTGATCGTCGATACGCCCGGCTTCGACACCCATCTGACCCGGCTGGCGCATTCGCTGGCCGATACCCTGGTCACCCCACTCAACGATTCGATCATCGATCTCGACGTGATGGCGCATGTGGACCCGGTGACGGGCGACCCCAGGGAAATGAGCCACTATGCCCGTCTGGTGCAGCGGGCCCGCACCGAACGGCTGTCGATCGATGGCCGCACCATCGACTGGGTGATCGTGCGCAACCGCATCTCGATGCTGCCGTCGCGCTCGACCAAGATCGTCCAGGGCGCCATCGAGAAGATTGCCGTGCGGCTCGGCTGCCGAGTGGCCGACGGCATCGCCGAGCGGGTGATCTTTCGCTCGCTGTTCCCGACCGGCATGACGGTCTTCGATCCCTTGGACGCCGAGATGCTCGGGGGACTCCCCTCGATGTCGCACCTCAGCGCCCGGCAGGAATATCGCGCGCTGGTAGAGGCGTTGAAGCTGCCGGTAAGCGAGCAGGCCAAGGCCCGCATCGAGGGCGAGAAGGCGCTGGCCGCCAGCGCCGTCGAGCCGGCCAGATTCGAGCATATGGCCGGTGAGTGA
- a CDS encoding D-alanyl-D-alanine carboxypeptidase yields MLALALLVPMVVAVEAASVPRKFAGIVVDAKSGKILYESSANAARYPASVTKVMTLYILFQELEAGNITLKTKFTVSKYAAQAVPTKLGLKAGSTITVENAIKAIVTISANDIARVIAENISGSESAFAKRMTSTAKALGMSNTTYRNASGLPDSGQVTTVADQAILGIAVYQHFPNYYEYFQTRSFSYGKRTYGNHNRLLGNNGVDGIKTGYTNASGFNLLTAARADGHHIVVAGFGFDSSGARDAKVRELVKTYLPKSRTGGYLDVAMIPQPGRKGATVMVASADPAPVMPAPYPSFRIDGTTVSVTAKLEPTEAAQQPDDIVVASIDDAAPLPEARPADLGFDEAVQAANKLASRPTIASIAPQQERPLDVIGAWLSDTFSLGAAPAPLGQTAPSAPLLPPVGIGEEGQPIDLMTSGGIGDAAPQVVENQAPPAALAVAEVPQDVSGGWIVQIGAAPTEGGANSLISDASSKVGNLGTARAYVERFEKNGQVFFRARFGGFGDREDAAGVCNQLKKAKMSCLAMQS; encoded by the coding sequence ATGCTGGCCCTCGCACTGCTCGTGCCAATGGTCGTGGCCGTCGAGGCTGCCAGTGTGCCGCGCAAGTTCGCGGGCATTGTCGTCGACGCCAAGTCCGGCAAAATCCTCTACGAAAGCTCCGCCAATGCCGCTCGCTACCCGGCGTCGGTGACCAAGGTGATGACCCTCTACATCCTGTTCCAGGAACTGGAGGCCGGTAACATTACCTTGAAGACCAAATTCACGGTGTCGAAATACGCCGCCCAGGCGGTCCCCACCAAGCTCGGCCTGAAAGCCGGCTCGACCATCACCGTCGAGAACGCCATCAAGGCGATCGTCACCATTTCGGCCAACGACATCGCCCGGGTGATCGCCGAGAACATCTCCGGCTCCGAGAGCGCGTTCGCCAAGCGCATGACCTCGACCGCCAAGGCACTGGGCATGTCGAACACCACCTATCGCAATGCCTCGGGCCTGCCCGACAGCGGTCAGGTCACCACCGTCGCCGATCAGGCGATCCTCGGCATCGCCGTCTACCAGCACTTCCCGAACTACTACGAGTACTTCCAGACCCGCAGCTTCTCTTACGGCAAGCGCACCTACGGCAATCACAACCGCCTCCTGGGCAACAATGGCGTGGATGGCATCAAGACCGGCTACACCAACGCCTCGGGCTTCAACCTGCTGACCGCGGCGCGGGCCGACGGGCACCACATCGTCGTCGCCGGCTTCGGCTTCGACTCCAGCGGTGCGCGCGACGCCAAAGTGCGCGAACTGGTCAAGACCTACCTGCCCAAGAGCCGCACCGGGGGCTATCTCGACGTCGCGATGATCCCGCAGCCGGGCCGCAAGGGCGCCACCGTCATGGTGGCCTCCGCCGATCCGGCGCCGGTTATGCCGGCTCCCTACCCGTCGTTCCGCATCGACGGCACCACTGTCAGCGTCACCGCCAAGCTGGAGCCGACCGAAGCCGCGCAGCAGCCGGACGACATCGTGGTGGCCTCGATCGACGATGCCGCCCCGCTGCCGGAGGCCCGCCCGGCCGATCTGGGCTTCGATGAAGCCGTGCAGGCCGCCAACAAGCTCGCCTCGCGCCCGACCATCGCCAGCATCGCTCCGCAGCAGGAGCGCCCCCTCGATGTGATCGGCGCCTGGCTCAGCGACACCTTCTCGCTCGGCGCGGCCCCTGCCCCGCTCGGCCAGACCGCGCCGTCGGCGCCGCTGCTGCCACCGGTCGGCATCGGCGAAGAAGGCCAGCCGATCGACCTGATGACCTCGGGTGGCATCGGCGATGCCGCGCCGCAGGTGGTCGAGAACCAGGCGCCGCCGGCCGCGCTCGCCGTCGCCGAAGTGCCGCAGGATGTCAGCGGCGGCTGGATCGTCCAGATCGGCGCCGCGCCGACCGAGGGCGGCGCCAACTCGCTGATCAGCGATGCCTCGTCCAAGGTCGGGAACCTTGGTACGGCACGCGCCTATGTCGAACGGTTCGAGAAGAACGGCCAAGTGTTCTTCCGCGCCCGGTTCGGAGGTTTCGGCGACCGCGAAGATGCGGCCGGTGTCTGCAACCAGTTGAAGAAAGCCAAGATGAGCTGCCTCGCCATGCAGTCCTGA
- the clpS gene encoding ATP-dependent Clp protease adapter ClpS, with the protein MRAAIELTLPTIGASMMPPRGADDDRKGNGDGGSKNDTATITKPKTRSKRPSLYRVLLLNDDYTPMEFVVLVLQDVFNKTREEAMRIMLHVHNQGVGECGVYPFEVAETKVTRVMDAARKNQHPLQCVMEKQ; encoded by the coding sequence ATGCGTGCAGCCATCGAACTGACGCTCCCGACCATTGGTGCATCCATGATGCCGCCACGGGGTGCCGATGATGACCGCAAGGGCAACGGCGATGGGGGAAGCAAGAACGATACGGCGACCATCACGAAGCCGAAAACCAGGAGCAAGCGGCCCAGCCTTTATCGGGTGCTGCTGCTCAACGATGACTACACTCCGATGGAGTTCGTCGTCCTGGTACTGCAGGATGTGTTCAACAAGACCCGCGAAGAGGCCATGCGCATCATGCTTCACGTCCACAATCAGGGCGTCGGCGAATGTGGCGTGTACCCCTTCGAGGTGGCCGAGACCAAGGTCACCAGGGTGATGGACGCGGCCCGCAAGAACCAGCACCCACTGCAGTGCGTGATGGAAAAGCAATAG
- the clpA gene encoding ATP-dependent Clp protease ATP-binding subunit ClpA produces the protein MPSFSRGLEKALHQAMNLARERAHEFATLEHLLLALTDDRDTIAVLTGCDVDIEALKSDLEDFINEELDSLVVPNGQDARPTAAFQRVIQRAVIHVQSSGKEEVTGANVLVAIFAERESHAAYFLEQQDMTRLDAVNFISHGITKSGPSEERRVRGAETPAGNGQGEEGERSGNGQSSALADFCVNLNEKARAGKIDPLIGRDSELRRTIQILCRRSKNNPLYVGDAGVGKTAIAEGLARKIIEGDVPEVLREAVIYALDMGSLLAGTRYRGDFEERLKAVMKELEKHPDAILFIDEIHTVIGAGATSGGALDASNLLKPALASGNIRCIGSTTYKEYRQFFEKDRALVRRFQKIDVAEPTIPDAIEIVKGLRPYFEDYHKLKYTDDALKAAVELSARYINDRKLPDKAIDVIDETGASQMLLTPENRKQTIDVVDIEQTIATMARIPPKSVSKSDSELLANLESNLKTVVFGQDQAITALSSAIKLARAGLREPEKPIGSYLFTGPTGVGKTEVAKQLADTLGVELLRFDMSEYMERHTVSRLIGAPPGYVGFDQGGLLTDGVDQHPHCVVLLDEIEKAHPDLFNILLQVMDHGKLTDHNGKSVDFRNVILIMTSNVGAMELQKSPIGFGRKREQGDDEEAVNRMFTPEFRNRLDAIISFGPLPPQVVRRVVEKFVLQLEGQLAERGVTIELTPEAAEWLAVRGYDEKMGARPLGRVIQEHVKKPLADQVLFGELQNGGSVTVAVVGVGTEAKLELIAVPPRPARPKAIAAPKPKKTRAPAADKPAEEKS, from the coding sequence ATGCCCTCTTTTTCCCGCGGACTTGAGAAGGCCCTCCATCAGGCGATGAACCTGGCGCGAGAGCGGGCGCATGAGTTCGCAACGCTCGAGCACCTGCTGCTGGCGCTGACCGACGATCGCGACACCATCGCGGTGCTGACCGGCTGCGACGTCGACATCGAAGCGCTGAAATCCGACCTCGAAGACTTCATTAACGAGGAACTCGACAGCCTCGTCGTGCCCAACGGGCAGGATGCGCGGCCGACCGCCGCATTCCAGCGCGTCATCCAGCGCGCCGTCATCCACGTGCAATCGTCCGGTAAGGAAGAGGTTACGGGCGCCAACGTGCTGGTCGCCATCTTCGCCGAACGCGAGAGCCATGCGGCGTACTTCCTCGAGCAGCAGGACATGACGCGGCTCGACGCGGTCAATTTCATCTCGCACGGCATCACCAAGTCGGGGCCAAGCGAAGAGCGCCGCGTGCGCGGCGCCGAAACCCCGGCCGGCAATGGCCAGGGCGAAGAAGGCGAGCGTTCAGGCAATGGCCAGAGCTCGGCCCTTGCCGACTTCTGCGTCAACCTCAACGAGAAGGCGCGCGCCGGCAAGATCGACCCGCTGATCGGTCGCGACAGCGAGCTGCGCCGGACCATCCAGATCCTGTGCCGGCGCTCCAAGAACAACCCGCTCTATGTCGGTGACGCCGGCGTGGGCAAGACCGCCATTGCCGAAGGGCTGGCGCGCAAGATCATCGAAGGCGATGTGCCCGAAGTGCTGCGCGAGGCGGTGATCTATGCGCTCGACATGGGCTCGCTCCTCGCCGGTACGCGCTATCGCGGCGATTTCGAAGAGCGGCTGAAGGCCGTCATGAAGGAGCTCGAGAAGCACCCCGACGCCATTCTGTTCATCGACGAAATCCACACCGTGATCGGCGCCGGCGCCACCTCGGGCGGCGCCCTCGATGCCTCGAACCTGCTGAAGCCGGCTCTGGCCTCGGGCAATATCCGCTGCATTGGCTCGACCACCTACAAGGAGTACCGGCAGTTCTTCGAGAAGGATCGGGCGCTGGTCCGTCGTTTCCAGAAGATCGACGTCGCCGAGCCGACCATTCCCGATGCGATCGAGATCGTGAAGGGACTGCGGCCGTATTTCGAGGACTACCACAAGCTCAAGTACACCGACGACGCGCTGAAGGCCGCCGTCGAGCTGAGCGCGCGCTATATCAATGACCGGAAGCTCCCGGACAAGGCGATCGATGTGATCGACGAGACCGGCGCCAGCCAGATGCTGCTGACCCCCGAGAACCGCAAGCAGACCATCGACGTGGTCGATATCGAGCAGACCATCGCCACGATGGCCCGCATCCCGCCCAAGTCGGTGTCGAAGTCGGACTCCGAGCTGCTCGCCAATCTCGAGAGCAATCTCAAGACCGTGGTGTTCGGCCAGGATCAGGCAATTACCGCACTGTCGTCGGCGATCAAGCTGGCTCGTGCCGGCCTGCGCGAACCGGAAAAGCCGATCGGCTCGTACCTGTTCACGGGCCCGACCGGCGTCGGCAAGACCGAAGTGGCCAAGCAGTTGGCCGATACGCTGGGTGTGGAACTGCTGCGCTTCGACATGTCCGAGTACATGGAGCGGCATACCGTGTCGCGGCTGATCGGCGCCCCTCCGGGCTATGTCGGCTTCGATCAGGGCGGTTTGCTCACCGATGGCGTGGACCAGCATCCGCACTGCGTGGTGTTGCTCGACGAGATAGAAAAGGCCCACCCCGACCTGTTCAACATCTTGTTGCAGGTCATGGACCACGGCAAACTCACCGATCACAACGGCAAGTCGGTCGACTTCCGTAACGTGATCCTGATCATGACTTCCAATGTAGGCGCCATGGAGCTGCAGAAGTCGCCGATCGGCTTCGGTCGCAAGCGCGAACAGGGTGACGACGAGGAAGCGGTGAACCGGATGTTCACGCCGGAGTTCCGCAACCGTCTCGACGCCATCATCTCGTTCGGTCCGTTGCCGCCGCAGGTGGTGCGCCGGGTGGTGGAGAAGTTCGTGCTGCAGCTCGAAGGCCAGCTGGCCGAGCGTGGCGTGACCATCGAGCTCACCCCGGAGGCTGCCGAGTGGCTGGCGGTCCGCGGCTACGACGAGAAGATGGGAGCGCGTCCGCTCGGTCGCGTGATCCAGGAGCACGTCAAGAAGCCGCTGGCCGATCAGGTGCTGTTCGGCGAACTGCAGAACGGCGGCTCGGTCACCGTGGCGGTGGTTGGCGTCGGCACCGAGGCCAAGCTCGAGCTGATCGCGGTTCCGCCGCGGCCGGCCCGTCCCAAAGCCATCGCTGCGCCCAAGCCCAAGAAGACCAGGGCCCCCGCCGCCGACAAGCCGGCGGAAGAGAAAAGCTGA
- a CDS encoding SDR family oxidoreductase — protein sequence MGLAGKTIAITGAARGLGAALAIVAADRGMIPLLLGRNAAGIGAVADAIEQRTGSRPDAFVCDLADPLSLTAAAGRIATVHPELDILVNSGSQWVGGAYQAMTDAQIAAVVDSTVTGTMALTRRLLPLLLKRPEADIHTVVSMSGLPYAPMRGSSVPFVAAKHAQNGFVQALTEEMIGTSVRVTSVYPGHIEDTSPLEDNWEHPRGVEEALSDRDVVEAILFVLSQPRNVAIRSLVIERARTEFLS from the coding sequence ATGGGACTTGCGGGCAAGACCATTGCGATCACCGGCGCGGCGCGCGGCCTCGGGGCAGCCCTCGCCATCGTCGCGGCCGATCGCGGCATGATCCCGCTGCTGCTGGGCCGCAACGCCGCGGGTATCGGTGCAGTCGCCGATGCCATCGAGCAGCGGACCGGCAGCCGGCCGGATGCCTTCGTCTGCGACCTTGCCGACCCGCTATCGCTGACCGCGGCGGCAGGCAGGATCGCCACCGTGCACCCTGAGCTCGATATTCTCGTCAATTCGGGCTCGCAATGGGTGGGCGGCGCCTACCAGGCGATGACCGACGCGCAAATCGCTGCGGTGGTTGACTCGACGGTGACCGGCACCATGGCGCTGACGCGCCGCCTGCTGCCGCTGCTGCTGAAACGGCCCGAGGCTGACATCCACACGGTGGTTTCGATGAGCGGGCTACCCTATGCGCCGATGCGCGGCTCATCAGTGCCGTTCGTCGCCGCCAAACACGCCCAGAACGGCTTCGTGCAGGCGCTGACCGAGGAGATGATCGGCACCAGCGTCCGCGTCACTTCGGTCTATCCCGGACATATCGAGGACACGTCGCCGCTCGAGGACAACTGGGAGCACCCCCGCGGGGTCGAGGAGGCGCTGAGCGACAGGGATGTGGTCGAGGCGATCCTGTTCGTCCTGAGCCAGCCACGCAACGTGGCGATCCGCTCGCTGGTGATCGAGCGGGCGCGGACCGAGTTCCTGAGTTAG
- a CDS encoding SulP family inorganic anion transporter, with protein sequence MASSAPASPAAPSPPLAELFTPKLITVLREGYRLGDLRADILAGLTVAIVALPLSMAIAIASGTTPERGLFTAAVGGFLISALGGSRFQIGGPAAAFTVLVASTIGRHGLDGLLLATIMAGVFLLLMGAFRLGSYIKFIPYPVTVGFISGIAVILFVGQVHDLLGLTLPAADPADIVPKIAALAAAIGTVNPAAIGIAALSVAIIVGLRRWRPHLPGILIAVIVASLVGAILQLPIETIGTRFGGIPSTLPSPSLPPLSLDKVQAVLPDAIAFALLGAIESLLSAMVADGMTGRRHRSNMELVAQGIANIGSALFGGICATGTVARTATNVRSGARSPLAGMFHSVFIVLFMLVAAPLASFIPLAALAGVLVVVAWNMAEKNAFATLVRTSPGDAVVLLATFGLTVFRGLTEGIIVGFALGALLFIHRMAQHAGVEVHVPPVPEDQADAARPERHPYDPALATDPDVAVYRITGAFFFGAAATVGAVLERIADRHRAFIIDFSAVPFIDSTAANTMGGIARKAARHRVVLLISGATPAVRASLAAHGISAPAVLFERSIESAVAAAHAEIARRSASEPAAPAQGASGANR encoded by the coding sequence ATGGCCAGTTCTGCTCCCGCCTCCCCTGCTGCTCCGTCACCGCCCCTGGCCGAGCTGTTCACGCCCAAGCTGATCACCGTCCTGCGCGAGGGATATAGGCTCGGCGACCTCAGGGCCGACATCCTGGCCGGACTTACCGTCGCCATCGTCGCGCTGCCCCTGTCGATGGCCATTGCCATCGCATCGGGAACAACGCCCGAACGCGGGCTGTTCACGGCGGCGGTCGGCGGGTTTCTGATCTCGGCACTGGGCGGCAGCCGGTTCCAGATCGGCGGACCGGCGGCGGCGTTCACCGTGCTGGTGGCGTCCACCATCGGCCGCCACGGGCTCGATGGCCTGCTGCTCGCTACCATCATGGCCGGCGTGTTCCTGCTGTTGATGGGAGCGTTCCGGCTCGGCAGCTATATCAAGTTCATTCCCTATCCAGTGACAGTCGGCTTCATTTCAGGCATCGCGGTGATCCTGTTCGTCGGCCAGGTTCACGACCTGCTCGGTCTGACGCTGCCGGCGGCCGATCCCGCCGACATCGTCCCCAAGATCGCAGCCCTGGCTGCCGCCATCGGGACCGTCAACCCGGCGGCGATTGGGATCGCCGCACTCTCCGTCGCCATCATCGTCGGTCTCAGGCGCTGGCGCCCGCACCTGCCCGGCATCCTCATCGCCGTGATCGTCGCATCGCTGGTCGGTGCAATCCTGCAGTTGCCGATCGAGACCATCGGTACACGGTTCGGCGGTATTCCGAGCACGCTGCCGAGCCCGTCGCTGCCGCCCCTCTCGCTGGACAAGGTTCAGGCCGTCCTGCCCGATGCGATCGCCTTTGCCCTGCTGGGCGCCATCGAGTCGCTGTTGTCCGCCATGGTTGCCGATGGCATGACCGGCCGCCGGCATCGCTCCAACATGGAGCTGGTCGCGCAGGGTATCGCCAATATCGGCTCGGCACTATTCGGTGGCATCTGCGCCACCGGCACAGTGGCCCGCACCGCCACCAATGTCCGCTCCGGCGCGCGCAGCCCGCTGGCCGGCATGTTCCATTCGGTGTTCATCGTGCTGTTCATGCTGGTGGCGGCACCGCTCGCGAGCTTCATCCCGCTCGCCGCGCTCGCCGGCGTGCTGGTCGTCGTCGCCTGGAACATGGCTGAGAAAAACGCCTTTGCTACCCTGGTGCGAACCTCTCCCGGCGATGCCGTGGTGCTGTTGGCCACCTTCGGGCTCACGGTATTCCGCGGTCTCACCGAGGGCATCATCGTCGGCTTCGCCCTGGGGGCCCTGCTGTTCATCCACCGCATGGCCCAGCATGCCGGCGTAGAGGTGCACGTGCCGCCGGTTCCCGAGGATCAGGCGGACGCCGCCCGGCCCGAGCGCCACCCTTATGATCCCGCTCTCGCCACCGATCCCGATGTCGCGGTCTACCGCATCACCGGCGCGTTCTTCTTCGGCGCTGCGGCCACCGTCGGCGCGGTGCTCGAACGCATCGCAGACCGGCACCGTGCCTTCATCATCGATTTCTCGGCGGTGCCCTTCATCGACTCGACCGCCGCCAACACCATGGGCGGCATCGCGCGCAAGGCAGCCCGACATCGGGTCGTACTGCTGATTTCCGGCGCCACCCCGGCGGTGCGAGCCTCCCTGGCCGCACACGGCATCAGCGCGCCTGCGGTGCTGTTCGAGCGCAGCATCGAGAGCGCTGTCGCCGCGGCGCATGCCGAGATCGCGCGCCGCAGCGCCTCCGAACCTGCCGCGCCGGCCCAGGGCGCCTCCGGAGCGAACCGGTGA
- a CDS encoding helix-turn-helix domain-containing protein, whose translation MMTAAQLRAARALLGIDQKTLAGMAGVSLPTIQRMEASDGTVRGIVETLTRVIEALNEAGVELIGDNARSDSGGRGVRLRRPAQKTD comes from the coding sequence ATGATGACCGCCGCCCAATTGCGGGCCGCCCGCGCTCTGCTCGGCATCGACCAGAAGACCCTGGCCGGCATGGCCGGGGTGTCGTTGCCGACTATCCAGCGCATGGAAGCAAGTGACGGTACGGTGCGCGGTATCGTCGAAACCCTCACCCGCGTGATCGAGGCGCTCAACGAGGCCGGAGTCGAACTGATCGGCGATAACGCCCGCAGCGACAGTGGCGGCCGTGGCGTACGCCTCCGACGACCCGCGCAAAAAACCGACTGA
- a CDS encoding YoaK family protein — MTPTSQLSLGLLLTAAAGMIDVVGFIELGGFYTSFMSGNTTQLGAGLAHLGPALALPAGLIVMFVVGSFLGSLVGGSGPGAGRIGVLAIVIAGLMVTLVLHANGFSAAQAMLALATAAGAQNAVLPQSGAARLGATFVTGTLFAVGQDLARAVRGEAPPLRWLQHLLVWLALLLGAAIGAFCYGQWQVGALAVPGAIYLAFLSAYVIRAAR, encoded by the coding sequence GTGACGCCCACCTCGCAGCTCAGCCTGGGCCTGCTGCTGACGGCCGCCGCCGGCATGATCGACGTCGTCGGCTTTATCGAGCTGGGCGGTTTCTACACCTCGTTCATGAGCGGCAACACCACGCAGCTCGGCGCAGGCCTTGCCCACCTCGGCCCGGCCCTGGCGCTCCCTGCCGGCCTGATCGTGATGTTCGTCGTCGGCAGCTTCCTCGGCAGTCTCGTCGGTGGCAGCGGTCCGGGCGCGGGGCGTATCGGCGTGCTGGCGATCGTCATCGCCGGCCTGATGGTGACGCTGGTGCTGCACGCCAACGGCTTTTCCGCCGCCCAGGCCATGCTGGCGCTCGCCACCGCGGCCGGCGCCCAGAACGCCGTACTGCCGCAGAGTGGAGCGGCGCGGCTCGGCGCCACGTTCGTTACCGGTACGTTGTTTGCCGTCGGCCAGGACCTGGCGCGAGCCGTCCGGGGCGAGGCGCCGCCGCTGCGCTGGCTGCAGCATCTGCTGGTGTGGCTGGCCCTGCTGCTGGGCGCGGCGATCGGGGCGTTCTGCTACGGCCAATGGCAAGTGGGCGCCCTGGCGGTGCCAGGAGCGATCTATCTCGCCTTCCTCAGCGCTTACGTGATCCGGGCAGCGCGCTAG
- a CDS encoding HIT family protein, with protein sequence MTAYDPSNIFSKIIKGEIPSHKVYEDADVLVMMDIFPQSKGHVLIIPKAASRNLLDADPTVLARTMPQVQRVAKAAQKALNPDGIRVVQFNEAPAGQSVFHLHFHVIPIYEGVELGRHGQGKADDAELAAQAKAIAAALA encoded by the coding sequence GTGACTGCCTACGACCCGAGCAACATCTTTTCGAAGATCATCAAGGGCGAGATCCCGTCCCACAAGGTCTACGAAGATGCCGATGTGCTGGTCATGATGGATATCTTCCCGCAGTCGAAAGGCCACGTGCTGATCATCCCCAAGGCGGCGTCGCGCAACCTGCTGGATGCCGACCCCACCGTGCTGGCCCGCACCATGCCGCAGGTCCAGCGGGTGGCCAAGGCCGCCCAGAAGGCGCTCAACCCGGACGGCATCCGGGTCGTACAGTTCAACGAAGCGCCAGCCGGGCAGTCGGTGTTCCATCTGCACTTCCACGTCATCCCCATCTACGAGGGGGTGGAGCTCGGTCGCCACGGCCAAGGCAAGGCGGATGACGCCGAGCTCGCCGCGCAGGCCAAGGCCATCGCAGCCGCCCTCGCCTGA